The following are encoded in a window of Clostridium thermarum genomic DNA:
- a CDS encoding MgtC/SapB family protein, producing the protein MNNIEILLRLLLAVAIGGLIGYERELNNRAAGFRTHILVCVGAAVTSMIQLYSIDQVSAIILKQPEMRGTISSDLLRLGAQVISGVGFLGVGTIIHEKGSVKGLTTAASLWVVASIGLAVGFGYYTLSIASFICVFLVLVLLKEVEHRFIDKTRKVKVEISFDEKMSSQLEFNRFLKEKGIKIKNIEYAVEDYNENQCIYTMIVPRSYDMKKMNKDFTELEYIIWAKIIV; encoded by the coding sequence ATGAACAACATTGAAATATTGTTAAGGCTACTATTAGCAGTAGCTATTGGTGGATTAATAGGTTATGAGAGAGAGTTAAACAACAGAGCAGCTGGTTTTAGAACTCATATTTTAGTTTGTGTTGGAGCTGCTGTGACTTCAATGATACAGCTGTATTCCATAGATCAAGTGAGTGCGATTATATTAAAACAACCGGAAATGAGGGGGACAATCAGCTCTGACTTACTTAGACTTGGTGCTCAGGTAATCTCCGGGGTTGGTTTTCTCGGAGTAGGAACCATAATACACGAAAAAGGCTCAGTAAAAGGGTTAACTACAGCTGCCAGCCTTTGGGTGGTTGCAAGCATAGGTTTAGCGGTAGGCTTTGGTTATTATACACTGAGCATTGCAAGTTTTATCTGCGTGTTCTTAGTTTTAGTGCTTTTAAAGGAAGTTGAACATAGGTTTATTGATAAGACCCGTAAAGTAAAGGTAGAAATAAGCTTTGATGAAAAGATGTCCTCGCAGCTTGAGTTTAACAGATTTCTAAAGGAAAAAGGGATAAAAATTAAGAATATAGAGTATGCTGTGGAAGATTACAATGAGAATCAGTGTATTTATACAATGATAGTACCTAGAAGCTATGACATGAAGAAAATGAATAAAGACTTTACAGAGTTAGAGTATATCATATGGGCAAAAATAATAGTATAA
- a CDS encoding sulfite exporter TauE/SafE family protein — translation MTEIIVRMTFLCVASFCASFVDSIAGGGGIISVPAFLMTGLSPHYALGTNKFAASTGSFTSTINFFVNGKINKKLMLILAPFTLIGAVLGVNTVLQLNQELLYTLVIILILSVGAYSLFSKSMGSTYDFKGLTCLNILSGIVLAFSLGFYDGFFGPGTGSFLIFGLIHIYKFDFLHASGSAKFLNFISNITSLVMFALNGRILLLYGIPAGIFMIAGARLGSKLALKKGSKLIKPLFVSMSMAAAVKLLIDMLS, via the coding sequence ATGACAGAAATTATTGTAAGGATGACCTTTTTATGTGTGGCTTCCTTTTGTGCTTCCTTTGTGGATTCCATAGCCGGCGGCGGTGGTATAATAAGCGTACCGGCTTTTCTGATGACGGGTCTAAGCCCTCATTACGCCCTAGGTACCAATAAATTTGCGGCTTCCACCGGCTCCTTTACAAGTACCATAAATTTTTTTGTGAACGGTAAAATAAATAAAAAACTGATGCTTATACTGGCTCCCTTTACATTGATAGGAGCAGTATTAGGCGTAAATACAGTATTGCAATTAAACCAAGAGTTGCTATATACCCTTGTTATCATATTAATTCTTTCCGTAGGCGCCTATTCTCTCTTCTCAAAATCTATGGGCTCAACTTATGATTTTAAAGGATTAACTTGTTTAAATATATTATCAGGTATAGTTTTAGCCTTTTCTCTTGGTTTTTATGATGGTTTTTTCGGACCGGGAACAGGATCCTTCCTTATATTTGGTCTAATTCATATTTATAAGTTTGACTTTTTACATGCCAGCGGCAGCGCAAAGTTTTTAAACTTTATAAGTAACATCACTTCCTTAGTTATGTTTGCACTTAACGGAAGAATACTGCTGCTCTATGGTATACCTGCAGGAATCTTCATGATAGCCGGAGCAAGATTAGGATCCAAACTTGCATTAAAAAAGGGCTCAAAACTAATCAAGCCCCTCTTCGTGTCTATGTCCATGGCTGCTGCGGTAAAGCTGCTTATTGATATGCTGTCTTAG
- the rlmD gene encoding 23S rRNA (uracil(1939)-C(5))-methyltransferase RlmD, with amino-acid sequence MKKGMSYEFIIEATEFPGEGIAYAEGKKVYVKNAYPGQKVLARVHKNRKDHAEARVVEVVERAQYEIQPPCVHFDYCGGCTQQFVPYGKQLAFKEKQVLDLFRKHGLEGFEYLGIEGSPEDYEYRNKMEFTFGDFEKGGELTLGMHMPGRNFGITNTEHCILVDEDVRRVHNTVVRYFREAALPHYRILQHTGYLRNLVVRKAKKTGEILVNIVTTSQFNVNLDSLKDQLINLEYAGKLKGIIHTINDSLSEVVAADRIEILYGEDYITEELLGLKFKITPFSFFQTNSLGAERLYSIVREFMGEASDKVVFDLYCGTGTIGQIAAGKAKKVVGIELIEEAVESARENAALNGLNNCEFIAGDVAKVIQTVTDKPEIIILDPPRSGVHPIALDYVIKFNAPTIIYVSCNPKTLMTDLKVLRDRGYEIKKVKIKDMFPHTVHVECVVKIEKK; translated from the coding sequence ATGAAAAAAGGAATGAGCTATGAATTTATTATAGAAGCTACTGAATTTCCCGGTGAGGGAATTGCATATGCAGAGGGAAAAAAGGTCTATGTAAAAAATGCCTATCCCGGACAGAAAGTTTTAGCACGGGTACATAAGAACCGTAAGGACCATGCGGAGGCAAGAGTTGTTGAGGTAGTTGAAAGGGCTCAATATGAAATACAACCACCTTGTGTTCACTTTGATTACTGCGGAGGCTGCACTCAGCAGTTTGTACCTTATGGGAAACAGCTGGCTTTTAAGGAAAAACAGGTATTGGACCTTTTTAGAAAACACGGACTGGAAGGCTTTGAATACTTGGGCATAGAAGGCAGTCCTGAGGATTATGAGTATAGAAATAAGATGGAGTTCACCTTTGGAGATTTTGAAAAGGGGGGAGAACTCACTTTAGGCATGCATATGCCTGGCAGAAACTTTGGCATAACCAACACTGAGCACTGTATACTGGTGGATGAGGATGTAAGAAGAGTACATAATACAGTTGTTAGGTACTTCAGAGAAGCTGCCTTGCCCCACTATAGAATTTTACAACATACCGGTTATTTAAGAAATTTAGTAGTGAGAAAAGCTAAAAAAACCGGTGAAATATTGGTTAATATAGTTACAACATCGCAGTTTAATGTTAATTTAGACAGTCTAAAAGACCAGCTTATAAACTTAGAGTACGCGGGCAAATTGAAGGGGATAATTCACACAATTAATGATTCCCTTTCAGAAGTAGTAGCTGCAGACAGAATAGAAATACTTTATGGAGAGGATTATATTACGGAAGAACTGCTAGGACTGAAATTTAAAATAACACCTTTCTCTTTCTTCCAGACAAACTCCCTGGGAGCAGAAAGATTATACTCCATTGTAAGAGAATTTATGGGCGAGGCCTCTGACAAGGTTGTCTTTGACTTATACTGCGGTACCGGAACCATAGGACAGATTGCTGCAGGGAAGGCCAAAAAGGTTGTTGGTATTGAACTGATTGAAGAGGCAGTGGAAAGTGCGCGGGAAAATGCAGCACTAAATGGCTTAAACAATTGTGAGTTCATAGCCGGTGACGTGGCTAAGGTTATTCAAACTGTCACAGATAAGCCGGAAATAATTATTTTGGATCCTCCAAGAAGCGGAGTGCATCCTATAGCTTTGGATTATGTTATTAAGTTTAATGCTCCTACTATTATATATGTATCCTGTAATCCAAAAACACTGATGACAGATTTAAAGGTACTAAGGGATAGAGGATATGAAATTAAGAAGGTAAAGATTAAGGATATGTTCCCTCACACGGTGCACGTGGAGTGTGTCGTGAAGATAGAGAAGAAATAG
- a CDS encoding transposase, whose protein sequence is MINDQEYITTELKKTLEKMIILSSTRLNNLVAMIIGIITSQSVILSKISQELKDCYSSGIEESKIKRLQRFLSNRAINAEKTYEFFAYRLLQNYKNHSKKIYIIFDHTTIMDKFVILQFSLKIGKRSVPLWYKMFLYKEEGNKDFKHVKQGLNFIHKIVTPYNFDVTILADRGFKSVDLFEFIDKTLKFKYCIRCTKDLGITIADKPNIKKMEDITTLKGRTKHFFNAKLTAQNYVCNMAVCKAKDADDIWFIANNLEQSLAIREYKKRFDIEEIFKDFKAGGFNLEATWTDDIYYARTLYLCICIAYCWMITLGTSCTKDKKNKLIGATKTLKGNQVRIYSLFRSGVKWFKRCYNSLKSKYYLKIAFTVYES, encoded by the coding sequence ATGATTAATGATCAAGAATATATTACTACAGAATTGAAAAAAACACTAGAGAAAATGATAATTTTATCGTCGACTCGTTTAAATAATTTAGTTGCCATGATTATAGGGATAATAACTTCTCAGTCAGTTATATTATCTAAGATATCTCAAGAGCTAAAAGATTGTTATTCTTCAGGTATAGAAGAAAGTAAAATTAAAAGATTACAAAGATTTTTAAGTAACAGAGCTATAAATGCTGAAAAAACATATGAATTTTTTGCATATAGGTTATTACAGAATTATAAGAATCATTCAAAGAAAATATATATAATTTTTGATCATACAACTATTATGGATAAATTTGTTATATTGCAATTTTCTTTGAAAATTGGTAAAAGATCAGTGCCTCTTTGGTATAAGATGTTCCTATATAAAGAGGAAGGAAATAAGGACTTTAAACATGTTAAACAAGGTCTTAATTTTATACATAAGATAGTAACGCCATATAATTTTGATGTTACAATTCTTGCAGATAGAGGATTTAAAAGTGTTGATTTATTCGAATTTATAGATAAAACTTTGAAATTTAAATATTGTATTAGATGTACAAAGGATTTAGGAATAACAATAGCTGATAAACCTAATATTAAAAAAATGGAGGATATAACCACCTTAAAAGGAAGGACAAAACATTTTTTTAATGCAAAATTAACAGCTCAAAATTATGTATGTAACATGGCAGTTTGTAAAGCAAAGGATGCTGATGACATTTGGTTTATAGCTAATAATTTAGAACAATCACTTGCAATTAGAGAGTATAAAAAGAGATTTGATATAGAAGAAATATTTAAAGACTTTAAAGCTGGTGGATTTAATTTAGAAGCTACTTGGACTGATGATATTTATTATGCAAGAACTTTATATTTGTGTATTTGCATAGCCTATTGTTGGATGATAACTCTTGGAACATCTTGTACTAAAGATAAGAAGAATAAACTTATTGGAGCTACAAAAACATTAAAAGGTAATCAAGTAAGAATTTATAGCTTATTTAGATCTGGTGTTAAATGGTTTAAAAGATGTTACAATTCTTTAAAAAGCAAATACTATTTAAAAATTGCTTTTACAGTATATGAATCTTAA
- a CDS encoding DNA recombinase produces MSVGQGFLLTLKENIETVISETDNNIVAEIDKKPEELQKDLLRLANSKKDYNDIADEIYRLREERHQALAEEASKKGSKQRLEEMEQFLNDQSCELEEYDEQMVRRLIEKITVHDAGFVVEFKSCVEIDIIV; encoded by the coding sequence GTGTCCGTAGGTCAGGGTTTTCTGCTTACCTTAAAGGAAAATATAGAAACAGTGATTAGTGAAACGGACAATAATATTGTTGCCGAGATAGACAAAAAGCCAGAGGAATTACAAAAAGACCTTTTGAGACTGGCTAATTCCAAAAAAGATTATAACGATATAGCCGATGAGATTTATAGGCTCAGAGAGGAAAGGCATCAGGCTTTAGCAGAAGAAGCAAGCAAAAAAGGTTCCAAGCAAAGACTAGAAGAGATGGAACAATTCTTAAATGATCAATCCTGCGAGTTGGAGGAATATGATGAGCAAATGGTGAGGCGGCTTATTGAGAAGATTACGGTACACGATGCTGGATTTGTGGTGGAATTCAAATCATGTGTTGAAATAGATATTATAGTATAG
- a CDS encoding DUF4176 domain-containing protein has translation MSEYLPIGSVVRLFGGTKKLMIYGRKQIQSGANKKWDYVGCLYPEGNLSEKYNVFFNHNEIEEIYFKGYEDDEEIYTKELLKNL, from the coding sequence ATGTCAGAATATTTGCCGATAGGTTCCGTGGTGCGTTTGTTTGGAGGTACTAAAAAACTTATGATTTATGGAAGGAAACAAATACAGTCAGGAGCGAACAAAAAGTGGGATTATGTTGGTTGTCTATATCCGGAAGGTAATCTAAGTGAAAAGTATAATGTCTTTTTTAACCATAATGAAATTGAGGAAATTTACTTTAAGGGATATGAGGATGATGAAGAAATCTACACAAAGGAATTATTAAAAAATCTATAA
- a CDS encoding IS701 family transposase: MSHRSILTEKSPIKQFLFSLGFFLYFSKPVLKHFEQFIKGSTQKGYKGTVTDIVALSLADCHRTTFGKFLSEGSWNINYAWKGIKKFVISEIVEKSSSETPIFVIYDDTIAEKTMPSSKAKNTIQETSFHHSHLKHKQVWGHQLLTTMLSNGKKVLPYSIQRYQKGEKSKIEMVCEIASTLPSPKGPAYGLCDSWFTNKDVINAHLKRGYHLIGALKTNRVIYPKGIGIQVNAFTQYIEKNDVCLVTVNNSKYWVYRYEGNLNGIDNAVVLFCWPENSFKKAGSLHAFLCTDTELSTQIILEYYSKRWPIEIFFRQTKNNLGLNTYQVRSAKSIDRILMLISLTYIFCLMQENANNSFSKGLVICRNYSKKDNIQWIYDCAKNNIPIDTIFKTLKIA, from the coding sequence ATGTCTCATAGAAGTATTTTAACAGAAAAGTCACCAATAAAGCAATTCCTATTTAGTCTTGGATTTTTCTTATACTTCTCAAAGCCTGTGTTAAAGCATTTTGAACAATTTATAAAAGGTTCCACTCAAAAAGGTTATAAAGGAACTGTTACTGATATTGTGGCTTTAAGTCTGGCAGATTGCCACAGAACCACCTTTGGAAAATTTTTAAGCGAAGGTTCTTGGAATATTAACTACGCATGGAAAGGTATAAAAAAATTTGTTATAAGCGAAATTGTTGAAAAATCATCATCTGAAACCCCTATATTTGTTATTTACGATGATACTATTGCTGAAAAAACTATGCCCTCGTCAAAGGCTAAAAATACTATTCAGGAAACAAGTTTTCATCATTCTCACTTAAAGCATAAACAAGTATGGGGACATCAATTACTTACAACTATGCTTTCCAATGGTAAAAAAGTTTTGCCATATTCTATTCAACGCTACCAGAAAGGTGAAAAAAGCAAAATAGAGATGGTATGCGAAATAGCATCAACACTGCCTTCACCTAAGGGTCCAGCTTATGGACTTTGTGATTCATGGTTCACTAACAAGGATGTTATAAATGCACATCTCAAACGTGGATACCATCTTATTGGTGCTCTAAAAACTAACAGAGTTATATATCCTAAAGGAATAGGTATTCAAGTTAATGCTTTTACTCAATATATTGAAAAGAATGATGTTTGCCTCGTTACAGTGAACAATTCGAAATATTGGGTATATCGTTATGAAGGAAACCTTAATGGAATAGATAATGCTGTAGTTTTGTTTTGCTGGCCAGAAAATTCATTCAAAAAAGCAGGATCACTGCATGCTTTTCTTTGTACGGACACAGAACTAAGCACACAGATAATCCTTGAATATTATAGTAAGCGTTGGCCAATAGAAATTTTCTTTAGGCAAACTAAAAATAATCTTGGATTAAACACGTACCAAGTAAGATCTGCTAAATCCATAGACAGAATATTGATGCTTATTTCACTGACTTATATTTTCTGCTTAATGCAAGAAAATGCTAATAATTCTTTTAGCAAGGGCTTAGTAATTTGCAGAAACTATTCCAAAAAAGACAATATTCAATGGATTTATGATTGTGCTAAAAATAATATTCCTATTGATACTATCTTTAAAACTTTAAAAATCGCTTAA
- a CDS encoding DUF2812 domain-containing protein — protein MIKKIRRNIIKNIFVDLEKKEKWLNKMCSDGYALKDISNGYYIFEECNPNEYIYRVEFIKSENTYENKESYKNFMQEMNVDLVSSVGRWHYFRKKSCLGKFDIYSDIDSKIEHYKRINIIWYIIAFIFIFSGLSQLFTLIQSIFWGTLNVSDIIVNLILIIIGAYFLTLAIPLQRKISRLLKEKRLHE, from the coding sequence ATGATTAAAAAGATACGAAGAAACATAATTAAAAATATATTTGTTGATTTAGAAAAAAAAGAAAAATGGCTAAATAAGATGTGTAGTGATGGATATGCACTAAAAGATATTTCAAACGGCTATTATATTTTTGAAGAATGTAATCCTAATGAATATATATATAGGGTAGAATTTATAAAAAGCGAGAATACTTATGAAAATAAAGAGTCTTACAAAAATTTTATGCAAGAAATGAATGTTGATCTTGTTTCATCTGTAGGGAGATGGCACTATTTTAGAAAAAAATCGTGTCTAGGTAAATTTGATATCTATTCTGATATTGATTCAAAAATTGAGCACTATAAGAGAATAAATATTATATGGTATATCATTGCTTTTATATTTATTTTCTCCGGGCTATCCCAGCTGTTTACACTTATACAAAGTATTTTTTGGGGAACTTTAAATGTCTCTGATATAATCGTAAATCTTATACTTATAATAATTGGAGCGTATTTTCTTACTTTAGCCATACCACTTCAAAGAAAGATTTCAAGACTGCTAAAAGAAAAAAGACTACATGAATAA
- a CDS encoding PadR family transcriptional regulator, whose amino-acid sequence MLPNIKYPALTESTYYILLSLFQPLHGYGIMQFVSNISNSRLVLAPGTLYGAISSLLDKNWIKVYDSNTDSRKKEYIITDLGREVIESEISRLKELYNNGINIVGGHVND is encoded by the coding sequence ATATTACCAAATATTAAATACCCTGCTTTAACAGAATCCACGTATTATATATTACTCTCACTATTTCAACCTCTGCATGGTTACGGAATTATGCAATTTGTAAGTAATATAAGCAATAGTCGTTTAGTCCTTGCACCTGGTACGCTTTATGGTGCGATTAGCAGCTTACTTGATAAGAATTGGATTAAAGTTTATGACTCTAACACAGACTCTAGGAAGAAAGAATATATTATAACTGATCTCGGTCGTGAAGTAATTGAATCTGAAATTAGCAGGTTAAAGGAGCTTTACAATAACGGTATTAACATTGTTGGAGGTCATGTAAATGATTAA
- a CDS encoding BlaI/MecI/CopY family transcriptional regulator, which produces MEKYKLFDAEYKFVSIIWDNEPINSTDLVKLCTDKLGWKKSTTYTVLKKLCERGILQNVDATVTALVKREDVQRYESRAVLEKTFDGSLPKFLTAFLSGRKLSEQEAEELKRIIEEAVK; this is translated from the coding sequence ATGGAAAAATATAAGCTGTTTGATGCGGAATACAAATTTGTCAGCATTATCTGGGACAACGAGCCAATCAATTCCACAGATCTTGTAAAGCTATGCACGGATAAACTCGGCTGGAAAAAGTCAACCACCTACACGGTATTAAAAAAGCTTTGTGAACGCGGTATCCTGCAAAACGTGGATGCGACTGTTACTGCATTGGTTAAGCGTGAAGATGTGCAGAGATATGAAAGCAGAGCCGTGTTGGAAAAAACATTTGACGGGTCCCTGCCGAAATTTCTGACTGCATTTCTGAGCGGCCGCAAGCTTTCCGAACAGGAGGCCGAGGAACTGAAGCGGATTATAGAGGAGGCGGTGAAATGA
- a CDS encoding M56 family metallopeptidase has product MSLLQDLFINILNMSITASYVAIGVILVRLLLKKAPKIFSYILWIPVLFRLVCPFSFNSEFSFFNLINLNAKQGSGAYEFVPQNIGMIQTPTVRSAIGSIDSAANASLPQAIPVASVNPMQIWMAVFSLIWIFGVIALLIYSIVFYVKIKGKLQTATRVDGNVFETDAIGTAFVCGFIRPKIYVPANIGDANLSYIMEHERTHIRRKDYLIKPIAFLALIFHWFNPLMWLCFALMSRDMEMSCDESVLHRLGEGAKGGYSGSMLSLSVKRKALLAANPLAFGESHVKTRIKNVLNFKKPAFWVIMIAVVAVCSAMVAFTANPFKEVTISAEDKRKLADVVSEHYMKADPANKGTLKIYNIKKLAVVTWY; this is encoded by the coding sequence ATGAGCTTGCTGCAAGATTTGTTTATAAATATTTTAAACATGAGCATCACCGCTTCATATGTAGCTATTGGTGTTATTCTTGTCCGCCTGTTGTTAAAAAAAGCACCAAAGATCTTTTCCTATATTCTTTGGATACCGGTGCTTTTCCGTCTTGTATGCCCATTTTCTTTTAATTCTGAATTCAGCTTTTTCAATCTGATAAACCTGAATGCGAAGCAAGGAAGCGGGGCATATGAGTTTGTACCGCAGAATATTGGAATGATTCAGACGCCTACGGTCCGATCCGCCATTGGCAGCATTGACAGTGCGGCGAATGCTTCTCTGCCTCAGGCCATTCCAGTGGCAAGCGTAAATCCCATGCAAATATGGATGGCTGTTTTTAGCCTTATTTGGATTTTTGGCGTTATTGCGCTGCTGATTTATAGTATTGTTTTTTATGTAAAAATCAAAGGAAAGCTTCAGACCGCGACCCGCGTAGATGGCAATGTATTTGAAACCGATGCCATCGGCACAGCCTTCGTATGCGGTTTTATCCGTCCAAAAATCTATGTGCCCGCAAATATTGGGGATGCAAACCTGTCCTACATAATGGAACACGAGCGCACCCATATCCGCAGGAAGGATTATCTCATAAAGCCGATTGCTTTTCTTGCGCTCATCTTTCACTGGTTCAATCCGCTCATGTGGCTGTGTTTTGCGCTCATGAGCCGGGACATGGAGATGTCCTGCGATGAGAGCGTGCTGCATAGGCTGGGCGAGGGCGCAAAGGGCGGCTATTCAGGATCGATGCTGTCGCTGTCGGTGAAAAGAAAAGCACTTTTGGCGGCGAATCCTTTAGCATTCGGCGAGAGCCATGTTAAGACTAGGATAAAAAATGTACTCAATTTTAAGAAACCTGCATTTTGGGTCATAATGATTGCGGTTGTGGCTGTTTGCTCAGCGATGGTTGCTTTTACGGCAAATCCTTTTAAAGAAGTAACAATTTCAGCGGAAGACAAAAGAAAACTTGCAGATGTTGTCAGTGAACACTACATGAAGGCTGATCCTGCCAACAAGGGAACTCTTAAGATTTATAATATAAAAAAATTGGCAGTAGTTACCTGGTATTAA
- a CDS encoding GW dipeptide domain-containing protein, which translates to MAKAQGDIPISPCFSANVVKYQGKSIVYGNFKNKKWNPQTDLVTDVQIDFIKIMFEDGTYVREQISMDKGYIVVVDTLSNIRNIEVFNNKGELQSDLINESACSGYDFIQVENENVSRQEEEKDSNTLFDKSKVQEYWLETVVINDCLNREGPGENYKSVGILKYGDIVVARGRYGNWFLCFADNVQGEFWIEAGNLIDEQRHTEYNLGIITADEIKVGTVTLYKGNLVQILKRDKDKTCVTIRVIDINGGKTGWIKNSDYVPAKDGVYFNQAYLRKGTAIYEEPSSKARQLDDYGIKNTELFVNIEKEQNGWVLISAYGPVNGWVRKEDIFIPMPDAMTDEEQKAL; encoded by the coding sequence GTGGCTAAAGCTCAAGGAGATATACCCATAAGTCCTTGTTTCTCAGCAAATGTTGTAAAGTATCAGGGGAAAAGTATAGTTTACGGGAATTTTAAAAACAAGAAATGGAATCCTCAAACAGACCTCGTAACAGATGTGCAAATTGACTTCATTAAGATTATGTTTGAGGACGGAACTTATGTCAGGGAACAGATTTCTATGGATAAAGGATATATTGTTGTAGTTGATACTCTTTCAAATATTCGAAATATAGAAGTATTTAACAACAAGGGAGAGTTGCAAAGCGATCTTATAAATGAAAGTGCTTGTTCAGGATATGATTTTATACAAGTGGAAAATGAAAATGTATCCCGGCAAGAAGAGGAAAAGGATTCAAACACCCTGTTTGACAAAAGCAAAGTGCAGGAATATTGGCTTGAAACCGTTGTAATTAATGATTGCTTGAACAGAGAAGGTCCCGGGGAAAATTACAAAAGCGTAGGGATTTTGAAGTACGGCGATATTGTTGTGGCAAGAGGCAGATATGGGAATTGGTTTCTTTGTTTTGCTGACAATGTACAGGGGGAATTCTGGATTGAAGCAGGCAATTTAATTGATGAGCAAAGACACACGGAATACAATTTAGGAATCATTACGGCAGATGAGATAAAAGTCGGAACGGTAACGCTGTACAAAGGCAATTTGGTGCAGATATTGAAAAGAGATAAAGATAAGACGTGCGTGACTATCAGAGTTATTGACATAAATGGAGGCAAGACAGGGTGGATTAAAAACAGCGATTATGTTCCGGCGAAAGATGGAGTTTATTTTAACCAGGCTTATTTGAGAAAGGGAACGGCGATCTATGAAGAACCTTCTTCCAAAGCTCGGCAACTGGATGATTACGGAATAAAAAACACAGAGCTGTTTGTCAATATTGAAAAAGAACAAAACGGATGGGTCTTGATTTCTGCCTATGGCCCGGTAAACGGCTGGGTGAGAAAGGAAGACATCTTTATTCCTATGCCTGACGCAATGACGGATGAAGAGCAAAAGGCTCTTTAA
- a CDS encoding Ger(x)C family spore germination C-terminal domain-containing protein, producing the protein MQKEYASFYGTSKRRVKCTREAGRYIFDIDLSLKGEVISNSLYPNLAEEPEAIKIAEAQFAEEAEKKCTEFIKKMKSEYKIDCLSLGRNAAAKYGRRTGVDWNEVVSNSEIRVNVKVKVTEIGRGDY; encoded by the coding sequence ATCCAAAAGGAGTATGCCAGTTTTTATGGTACATCCAAGAGAAGGGTTAAATGTACAAGAGAAGCAGGAAGGTATATTTTTGACATAGACTTATCCTTAAAGGGAGAGGTCATTTCAAATAGTCTTTATCCTAACCTGGCAGAAGAACCTGAAGCAATAAAAATTGCTGAAGCTCAGTTTGCTGAAGAGGCTGAAAAAAAGTGTACCGAATTCATTAAAAAAATGAAAAGCGAATACAAGATTGACTGCTTAAGTCTTGGACGAAATGCTGCTGCAAAGTATGGTCGCCGAACAGGCGTAGACTGGAATGAGGTAGTTTCGAACTCTGAAATAAGAGTTAATGTCAAAGTTAAGGTTACTGAAATTGGAAGAGGGGATTATTAA
- a CDS encoding transposase, with protein MLTYPKTYDRAAVWELTSGNNGMTLLGDKGYVGKDLASELESERHIALISMKRSSCKNKMPKDFRQMFFKA; from the coding sequence ATATTAACCTATCCAAAAACTTATGACAGAGCAGCAGTATGGGAATTAACAAGTGGGAACAATGGAATGACACTGCTTGGAGATAAAGGCTATGTGGGTAAGGATCTTGCTTCAGAACTGGAGTCTGAAAGACACATCGCTTTGATTTCTATGAAAAGAAGCAGTTGTAAAAATAAGATGCCGAAAGACTTCAGGCAAATGTTTTTCAAAGCTTGA